The nucleotide window CCACTCCGTCGAGCGCCGCGGCGTCTCGACGCGGTTCGTCGACCCGCTCGACTACGAGGGGTACGCCGAGGCCATCGACGAGGACACCGCCTACGTCCACCTCGAAACGATCGGGAACCCGGCCTTAGTCACCCCTGACATCCAGCGGATCGCCGACATCGCGCACGACCACGGCGTCCCGCTGTTCGTCGACAACACGTTCGCGACGCCGTACCTCTGCCGGCCGCTGGAGCACGGCGCGGACCTCGTCTGGGAGTCGACGACGAAGTGGCTCACCGGCAACGGCACCACCGTCGGCGGCGTCGTCGTCGACGGCGGCTCGTTCCCGTGGGCCGACCACGCCGAGAAGTACCCGGAGATCGCACAGGACAACCCCGCCTACCACGGGATCAACTTCGCCGAGCGGTTCGGCGACGCCGCGTTCACCTTCGCGGCGATCACCCGCGGCCTGCGCGACTTGGGCGACCAGCAGTCGCCGTTCGACGCGTGGAACACGCTCCAGCAGACGGAGTCGCTCCCGCTGCGGATGGACCGCCACTGCGAAAACGCGGCCGTCGTCGCCGAGTACCTCGCCGACCACGACGAGGTCGCGTGGGTGAACTACCCCGGTCTGGAGAGCCACGAGACCCACGAGGAGGCGACCGAGTACCTTGAGGGCGGCTACGGCGGGATGCTCACCTTCGGGCTAGAGGCGGGCTACGAGGCCGCGCGGGCGACCGTCGAGGAGGCGGACCTCGCCTCCCTCGTCGCGAACGTCGGCGACGCGAAGACGCTCATCATCCACCCGAGTTCGACGACCCACCAGCAGCTGACGGACGAGGAGAAGCAGACCGCCGGCGTCACCGACGACATGATCCGACTCTCGGTCGGCATCGAGGACCCCGCCGACATCGTCGCCGACCTTGAGGCCGCTATCGAGGCGGCGACGGCGTAACCGCGATCCGCCCGTTTCTGGCGATTTGGTTCTGTTGAAATCCTCGGGGACTGATACAACCTCCGTGCGAAATACAGAGAATCTATTCAGCACAGCGAGCGCGTCCTATTCAGTATACAACTGAGTGACCATTAGATGAGAAAGCCAGATTTAATTCCCTGAAAGAGGTTAGTGTACTCATATATCGAACTATTATAACTAGCGGAGCAGATTAATGGGTATTAAATAACCAGTCGTGCCGATGAGGGAGAACAATTTGACCTCAGTTACTGAAATGATCCTCGGAGTGCTCACAGAGTCCCGTGGGTTCGTATTTCACCTCACTCTGAACTTCGCACTCATTCTTGCAGTAATTGTGCTTGAGTGGGGCCTCATTGAGATCGTT belongs to Halorubrum sp. DM2 and includes:
- a CDS encoding O-acetylhomoserine aminocarboxypropyltransferase/cysteine synthase family protein — its product is MPSDDGDDGRKFSTRSVHAGSEPDPATGARATPIHQTTAYQFDDADHAADLFALEEPGNVYSRLMNPTNAALEERIASLEGGVGAVATASGMAALDVTTFLLASAGDNIVSSSALYGGTYTYLTHSVERRGVSTRFVDPLDYEGYAEAIDEDTAYVHLETIGNPALVTPDIQRIADIAHDHGVPLFVDNTFATPYLCRPLEHGADLVWESTTKWLTGNGTTVGGVVVDGGSFPWADHAEKYPEIAQDNPAYHGINFAERFGDAAFTFAAITRGLRDLGDQQSPFDAWNTLQQTESLPLRMDRHCENAAVVAEYLADHDEVAWVNYPGLESHETHEEATEYLEGGYGGMLTFGLEAGYEAARATVEEADLASLVANVGDAKTLIIHPSSTTHQQLTDEEKQTAGVTDDMIRLSVGIEDPADIVADLEAAIEAATA